One segment of Echeneis naucrates chromosome 15, fEcheNa1.1, whole genome shotgun sequence DNA contains the following:
- the LOC115055108 gene encoding rho-related GTP-binding protein RhoQ — MANGTGAIMLKCVVVGDGAVGKTCLLMSYANDAFPEEYVPTVFDHYAVSVNVGGKQYLLGLYDTAGQEDYDRLRPLSYPMTDVFLICFSVVNPASFQNVREEWVPELQEYAPSVPYLLIGTQIDLRDDPKTIAKLNDMKEKPIATEQGQKLAKEIGACCYVECSALTQKGLKTVFDEAIIAILTPKRKKGALKRRLGPRCINCCLIT, encoded by the exons ATGGCAAACGGAACCGGTGCTATCATGTTAAAATGCGTCGTGGTCGGAGACGGTGCGGTGGGAAAAACGTGTCTTCTGATGAGCTATGCCAACGACGCCTTCCCGGAGGAGTATGTGCCCACAGTGTTTGACCATTATGCAG TGAGCGTCAACGTCGGAGGAAAGCAGTACTTGTTGGGACTGTACGACACGGCTGGTCAG GAGGACTATGACCGCCTGAGGCCGCTGTCCTATCCGATGACTGATGTCTTCCTCATCTGCTTCTCTGTGGTCAACCCTGCCAGTTTCCAGAACGTACGAGAGGAATGGGTGCCCGAGCTGCAGGAGTATGCGCCCAGCGTCCCGTACCTGCTCATTGGCACCCAG ATTGACCTTCGTGATGACCCCAAGACCATTGCTAAACTGAATGACATGAAGGAGAAGCCCATAGCTACTGAGCAAGGGCAGAAACTGGCAAAGGAG ATCGGTGCGTGTTGTTACGTTGAATGTTCAGCACTGACCCAGAAGGGTCTGAAGACGGTGTTTGACGAGGCCATCATCGCCATCCTGACGCCCAAGAGAAAGAAGGGAGCTCTGAAGAGAAGACTGGGCCCTCGCTGCATCAACTGCTGCCTGATCACGTGA